The following are from one region of the Thermoproteus uzoniensis 768-20 genome:
- a CDS encoding Mrp/NBP35 family ATP-binding protein, producing the protein MSNIRVNIRGGAAPPGSLADYLKSVKVKLVTISGKGGVGKSLVTAAVGLGLALRGYRVGILDGDIYGPTIPKLLGVTDSALYVDSKTGKIVPVSGPFGVKVVSIDFMLPSEDTAVIWRGALVTQALRDFISQVDWGSLDVLMVDLPPGTGDAPLTIAQSLQGGIDGSIIVTIPSEISRRIVVKAIDFSRKVQIPVAGIVENMCCFVCPDNGKTYYIFGEGAGKRIAEKAGVPFLGQIPMDPLLSKHLDEGKLHEFLTLDNGTVKHIMSIVDALASKYADKLRQEIKEEKPKRISLMKLPGEDEEQGE; encoded by the coding sequence ATGAGCAATATCAGAGTGAACATACGCGGCGGGGCGGCGCCCCCGGGCTCTTTGGCCGACTATTTGAAGAGCGTGAAGGTCAAGCTGGTCACCATCTCGGGCAAAGGCGGGGTGGGGAAGTCTTTGGTCACGGCGGCTGTTGGGCTCGGCCTCGCGCTACGGGGATATAGGGTGGGCATATTAGACGGCGATATATACGGCCCGACGATACCTAAGCTGTTGGGCGTGACGGACTCCGCGCTCTACGTCGACTCCAAGACGGGGAAAATAGTGCCCGTGTCGGGACCCTTCGGCGTCAAGGTGGTTTCAATAGACTTCATGTTGCCCAGCGAGGACACGGCGGTTATCTGGAGAGGCGCCTTGGTCACCCAGGCGTTGAGGGACTTCATTTCGCAAGTGGATTGGGGATCTCTCGACGTGTTGATGGTCGACCTTCCGCCGGGCACCGGCGATGCCCCGTTGACCATAGCCCAAAGCCTACAAGGCGGGATAGATGGCAGTATCATAGTGACCATACCGTCCGAGATCTCCCGCCGTATAGTCGTCAAGGCTATAGACTTCTCGAGGAAGGTACAGATACCAGTCGCCGGCATAGTGGAGAACATGTGTTGCTTCGTCTGCCCCGACAACGGCAAGACCTACTACATATTCGGCGAGGGGGCCGGCAAGAGGATTGCCGAGAAGGCCGGCGTGCCTTTCCTGGGCCAGATACCCATGGACCCGCTACTCTCGAAACATCTAGATGAGGGCAAATTGCACGAGTTCTTGACCTTAGACAACGGCACTGTCAAACACATAATGTCCATAGTGGACGCCTTGGCCTCCAAATACGCCGATAAGTTGAGGCAAGAGATCAAGGAGGAGAAGCCCAAGAGGATTTCGTTAATGAAGCTACCTGGCGAGGACGAGGAGCAGGGCGAGTAG
- the rpsB gene encoding 30S ribosomal protein S2, translating to MGESGESYEYLVPLERYLSSGIRLGTKMSNKYLEKRGFIYAVRPDGLRIFDIRKIDERLRIAAKFIARYSPDRILVHTTRPYGFKPIEMFCKYVGCKYIAGRFTPGILTNPYLPEYMEIDLLVVVDPKLDSQAVREAAIMGIPVVALVDTDTPHDFIDLMIPCNNKGRRSLALIFWILARQVLRERGELKPDQDLPVPPEEFETKLVETR from the coding sequence ATGGGCGAGAGCGGTGAGAGCTACGAGTACCTAGTGCCGTTGGAGAGGTATCTGTCCTCGGGCATTAGGTTGGGTACCAAGATGTCCAATAAGTACTTGGAAAAGAGGGGCTTTATCTACGCTGTGAGGCCCGACGGGCTTAGGATCTTCGACATAAGGAAGATCGACGAGAGGTTGAGGATAGCCGCCAAGTTCATAGCGAGGTACAGCCCCGACAGGATATTGGTCCACACGACTAGGCCCTACGGCTTCAAGCCCATAGAGATGTTCTGTAAATATGTGGGCTGTAAATATATAGCCGGGAGGTTCACGCCCGGCATATTGACCAACCCCTATCTGCCCGAGTATATGGAGATAGACCTATTGGTGGTGGTGGATCCTAAGCTGGACTCGCAAGCGGTCAGAGAGGCAGCTATCATGGGCATACCCGTGGTGGCTCTCGTCGATACCGACACGCCCCACGACTTCATCGACTTGATGATACCTTGCAACAACAAGGGGAGGCGTAGCCTCGCCCTTATATTCTGGATATTGGCCAGACAGGTCTTGAGGGAGAGAGGGGAGCTTAAACCCGACCAAGATCTGCCAGTCCCGCCTGAGGAGTTCGAGACCAAGCTCGTGGAAACTAGATAA
- the amrB gene encoding AmmeMemoRadiSam system protein B, protein MARIRKPAVAGYFYEADREALVERIRWSIYHDLGPKTESLSPEGAKALGAVAPHAGYIYSGPVAAWAYAALRGYGRPDTVVVIGPNHYGVGAPVAIMKSGIWETPLGALEIDEEAAEFLSSEYRSLEDDFYAFSKEHSIEVHIPFIQYFFGDVKIVPVALWRQTPSTAKELGAALAKMVANFKKRIYIIASSDLNHYEHHEVTAKKDELAISKIVAGDVEGFFDVISRYDISACGIGPIGALMKAAAALGFKAKLLKHATSGDTSGYREETVGYASVLFYS, encoded by the coding sequence ATGGCTAGAATTAGGAAGCCGGCCGTCGCCGGCTATTTCTACGAGGCGGATCGGGAGGCCCTTGTCGAGAGGATAAGGTGGAGCATATATCACGACTTAGGCCCCAAGACAGAGTCGTTGAGCCCGGAGGGGGCCAAGGCTCTGGGGGCCGTGGCGCCCCACGCGGGCTATATCTATTCGGGCCCCGTGGCGGCCTGGGCGTACGCGGCGCTTAGGGGCTACGGGAGGCCCGATACTGTGGTGGTCATAGGGCCCAACCACTACGGCGTGGGGGCGCCGGTCGCGATAATGAAATCGGGGATCTGGGAGACCCCTCTAGGCGCTCTAGAGATCGACGAGGAGGCGGCCGAGTTCTTGTCCTCGGAGTATAGATCTCTCGAGGACGACTTCTACGCCTTCTCAAAGGAGCACTCCATCGAGGTCCACATACCCTTCATCCAGTATTTCTTCGGCGACGTCAAGATCGTCCCAGTGGCCCTATGGCGCCAGACGCCCTCCACGGCCAAGGAGCTGGGAGCCGCCTTGGCCAAGATGGTGGCAAACTTCAAGAAGAGGATATATATAATAGCCAGCTCCGATCTTAACCACTACGAGCACCACGAGGTGACCGCCAAGAAGGACGAGTTGGCCATATCCAAGATAGTCGCGGGCGACGTCGAGGGCTTCTTCGACGTCATTTCTAGATACGACATCTCGGCGTGCGGCATAGGCCCCATAGGGGCTTTAATGAAGGCCGCAGCCGCGTTGGGGTTCAAGGCTAAGCTGTTGAAGCACGCCACCTCGGGAGACACCAGCGGGTACAGGGAGGAGACCGTCGGCTACGCCAGCGTGTTGTTCTACTCATGA
- the fni gene encoding type 2 isopentenyl-diphosphate Delta-isomerase has product MIDKRKNDHIFLAASPESQIGDSWLDEVVLVHRALPELDLDDVDTRTTFLGREISMPFIIGAMTGGTELAEKINARLAKAAEELGVPMYVGSQRVGIVKPEARRSFEVVKANAPTVPKIANLGAPQISRLPDDQLLRWAEEAVNMIDAAALAVHLNPAQEVFQPEGEPYFKNVLDRLRFLKRSLRVPLIVKEVGNGISKEVAGLLNGVADIIDVAGAGGTSFVVIEGLRAKEARPELYELAQEFKGWGIPTAAAICEAKAAFKGPVIASGGIRNGLDGAKALGLGADYFSASQPLLKAALDDKVAQAISRMLKELRIAMFLTGAAKVQDLRKAPKVFGPRLESWLRQRGVSC; this is encoded by the coding sequence ATGATAGATAAGCGTAAGAACGACCACATATTCTTGGCCGCTTCGCCCGAGTCACAAATCGGCGATAGTTGGCTGGACGAGGTGGTCCTAGTACATAGGGCCTTGCCGGAGCTCGACCTAGACGACGTGGATACGAGGACCACGTTTCTAGGCCGAGAGATATCAATGCCGTTCATAATAGGCGCCATGACGGGCGGGACCGAGCTCGCCGAGAAGATAAACGCCAGGCTCGCCAAAGCCGCCGAGGAGTTGGGGGTGCCCATGTATGTTGGCTCGCAACGTGTAGGCATAGTGAAGCCGGAGGCCAGGCGTAGCTTCGAGGTGGTCAAGGCCAACGCGCCGACGGTGCCCAAGATAGCCAATCTAGGCGCCCCTCAGATCTCCAGACTGCCCGACGACCAGCTACTGCGCTGGGCAGAGGAAGCCGTCAACATGATAGACGCGGCGGCTTTAGCGGTCCACTTGAACCCAGCCCAGGAGGTCTTCCAGCCGGAGGGCGAGCCCTATTTCAAGAACGTGCTGGATAGGTTGAGGTTTCTGAAGAGGTCTTTAAGGGTGCCGTTGATAGTCAAGGAGGTCGGCAACGGCATCTCCAAAGAGGTGGCGGGCCTCCTGAACGGGGTGGCGGATATAATCGACGTGGCCGGCGCGGGCGGCACCTCCTTCGTAGTCATAGAGGGTCTGAGGGCCAAGGAGGCGCGTCCTGAGCTCTACGAGCTGGCCCAGGAGTTCAAGGGCTGGGGCATCCCAACCGCCGCGGCCATATGCGAGGCCAAGGCCGCCTTCAAGGGCCCGGTGATAGCGTCCGGCGGCATAAGGAACGGGCTTGATGGGGCGAAGGCGTTGGGCCTCGGGGCCGACTACTTCTCGGCGTCTCAGCCTCTGCTTAAGGCGGCGTTGGACGACAAGGTGGCCCAAGCCATATCCAGAATGCTGAAGGAGCTCCGGATAGCCATGTTCTTGACGGGAGCCGCCAAGGTCCAAGATCTGAGGAAGGCGCCCAAGGTCTTCGGTCCCCGCTTGGAGTCTTGGCTGAGACAGCGCGGAGTTAGCTGTTGA